TGTAAAGTACACAGAAGTACCATAGATATCCTTAAAGCATTCTTCTAACACGTTCTAAAGTTTTTAGTATGCATTTTCAGTCAGTTTAGCTTTGAAGTTAGCATTTACAGGGGCATTACCCAGtcgattggtattttcgcAACCACAACTCAACACTTGCTCTACATACTATAGTTCGCTATTCTTTTTGCCGCCGCTACTGGTCCTTAGTCCTTAGTCCCGAGTCCTGCGGCACATTTCCGCCTAGAATGCCAGGGCCGCCATTTGCTATGCAACATTTTAGACGGTGGCAATGTACCATAAAAGGACTCGCAGTTGGAGGGGCAGCGTCTGCCACGAATTTATGCGCCTTTCTCCGTTCCTTGTGCACTTTGCACTCtttcttcgcttttttttttctaccacCAAAGTTCCTCCTCCCAAGCCCCTCTCGCATTTCAGCCACCGGTAATGCCTAGTCCAAGCATCCGTTTCCTGTTTAAGTGCACAGCCGAAAAAAGTTTCGCCTGCAGTTCGGAGGACGCCTTTTGTGGCGCGGCGCATTTTGCCAGCATTTTGTCTCGCTGCGGTTCTCGGTAATAAATTCTTTGCTCCTTTGCTCTGCTCCGCCTCCGTCTGTGGCTGCGGGACACGCCCTCTACCTCTACTACCACCCCCCTCACACAGGCAACGCCCACGTCCATGCCACCCAGCCGCTGCCCTTGACTGCAGCATCCTTTGCTGATCCTTGTCGGCTTACAAGGTGTTTAAATTGTAGTTAATTTTGTTGCCACTTGAACGCTCTGCCATCGTCTTTGATCCCTTTTTTCGGCGGATTTCGTTAAACTTTAAGTCGCTTTGGGTCTacacttgaaaaatatatGACTATTGAATGGGCAATTTAAATATAGTACTTATATAgtacttaaatttaaatcaacCAATGTTGGTGCGCTTAAATAATGACTAATATTTAGGTGCACCCAATAATTTTAGCTAAAGgtatatattatttctttctgtgtagGTCAAGCGCTTGACAATGGGCTTGCTGCGCCAGAACGAGGAGTCACGCCCACTGGTGGGCGACATGACCCCCTTGAGCGCGCCCCTGGACATCCAGCCGGTGTACTCGAATGGCTACATCAACGAGGACTCCTACATCGACAGCAAGTTCGGTGACTCGTGCCGCCAATCCTTGACAGCCATCCCGATGCTGGACAACGTCAACCTGAACGACAACAACGAGTTTAATCTAAAGAAGCGTTATCTGCGGGAAACGAGCAGCGGTAAGTGATGTGGTCTATCTTTACACTTATAGTTCAAGTTTTTGTTTGGAAAGATTTACATAATATGattgttaaacattttaaaaaacttttttatattttttagcCAATTCCAGTCCGAAAATCTTTGCCAATCGCCTGCGGATGAACCAGGGTGCCAGTGGCCAGCGGTGCAGCAGTTTGGCCAACGCCTTCGGCAATGTGGGATGCGAGGAGGAGGACCTGGAGCTGAAGGATGCCTGCTGGTACCAGGCGGGCATTTCCAGGGACATTGCCGTCGAGGTCCTGCAGAGCAAGAGCCCAGGTGCGTTTCTCGTGCGGAAGAGCAGCTCCAAGCCAGGATGCTATGCACTCACACTTCGCGTACCCTCGCCACCTGGGCCGAAAATCGCCAACTACATTATCCTAAGATCCCCAAGGGGCTACAAAATCAAGGTGAGATAACTGCAATTtgcttattaatttaattatatactTACATGCCATCGTTGTGGATTTCTTTTGTGCACTTTCAGGGCTTTCGCAAGGAGTTCTCCAGCCTGAAAGCACTGATCACCCATCACTCGGTGATGCCCGAACTGCTGCCCGTCCCACTGGCCATGCCCCGTCCCACCAATATGTCATCCTCGCGGCGGAATCTCGACGACTTTGATACCTATGACTcgctgcagatgctgctgaAGTATCTGCGTGCCAAGAACATGGAgacggagcagcagcagtagctaATGGAGGAAATCGATCAACTGGTTGCGcaaaattacatttaagttATGGTGCGTGCAAAATAGTTTTGCTTGAATCGAACCGATACCGAGAAAATGTGATACTctatgaaaaagaaaaacacagaCACTGCAAATGAAACGCCTAGCTGATAAATGGTGAAAGTATCtctagtttagtttagttcgGGTTTTGGTTGTTCCCGCTTTTTTGGTTAAGTGTATCCCAAAAAATGCATAGAAAAGTGCGTAAAGTATTCAATGGTTATTCAAACATTTGAGtggaaattataaattgtCATTGCCgaatttgaataattgttataaataaaaattaacttATTCAATTGGTCGGTCAGTCAGAATGTTTACTTTTCAATTTCCTTTGAGCACTTTCAACTGCAAGcctataaaaatatttaaaaaaattatataatattccAAGTACGGAAAAGCTCTATGTtaaatgttgttgctgcttccCACTGTtacgcataaataaatatataccaaattgaaatgcatatttaaatgtaagCAAAACAGACACGAaccaaaaatgtaaataattcaCTACCGTAACATAATTGAGTAAATAAagttgtttaatttataataaaaaaaccaaaaaaaaagtaagcgagaaaaaataaaaaggaataTGCAGAACACGAGTAATAACAATCAATTGCTCCTCTCTCCCActcattatgcaaatttttgtgCACTGGCAGCTGGcatttgaaatgaattttCACACGTTAATTATTTGTTGGCGACACAATTTCGCATTGAATGCTCTTTAAGGTCGCCTTCAACGGCACATTGTCCTGCAGCAGGTTGTTTGTTGTCGGGCCTAATCACCGTcattatacaattttaatttgctaaaCTTTTAAtcgaaaagcgaaaagaaaatcaaggccggaaggaaggaaggaagtCGGCAGGCGGGTGGCGCGGTATAAAAGAGCAAATCGAAAGTCTGGCCAGGATCGTAATCCCTTTTTTAATTGCAGCTATCCCGAACatagattttttatttttcgcttttcttgcTTCAGTTGTGGCAAATCTTTGCAATGGCAAACTTTCTGGCCAGCGGCGATTTTCACCCATTTTCCCCGATTTTCTACAGCCACATCCTCGTGCTCGTGTTCGTTGTCAAAGTGTTGTCTGCTTTTCTGGTGGAAACTTTTCCTTTGTTGCAATTATCGGCATCGCTACACACGAAGGCGTGCGcgcaaatgaaataaaagtaaaggccaaataaaaaagaaatggctgtcatttaaataattcgAAAATTGCCAAAGAAGTTGTCACCATCCCACCAAATTCTACTTGGGCCTGAAGTATTCATGGGGAAAAGCAGGGAGAACTTGAAGAACTTTTCCCTgctttttcactttatttgtCAATTATTGTGGCACAAACAAAGCGGCAGTGAAAATCGGGCGAAGAAATCTGCGGGGATGGTCTGTCATTCAGTTGGATGTTTTTGACAATTTGcctcttaaatatttaataagccAAAGTGGTCGAGTGGAACAACAAACAGAAGACGTCGAAAATCAATTATATATGGCCAGGACTGCTGCTTGGAATGGGTAGCTTATAATTTGTAAGTGGCTTAGGCACTCGTCTGCCGTCTTTGCAtagaaaaagttttttaattgaacATTCTTGATGGCGGACAGCAATCGAAAAAGTCCTTTCAGGACACAGTTGCAGTGGCTATATTTACCCAGGATTTTTGCTCCCTTGCTACAACTGCTTTTCATTAGTCGTCCTTCTTTGTTCTGCAGCTCGGGAAAACCTTTTTCCCTTGCAACTTCAGCTGCACAATGCTGAAAATTATAGCTATGCTTATTTGCGCTGCGTTTTCTTCATTTGTCAGCGGGTTGTCTTTTGTAATGAGACCACCGAACTCGCAGCAGATATTATAATAGAagtataaatgtataaaagagGATTTTCTTTTCGTCTCAACTTTTTCATTaggctaattaaaaatgtttgtgaCACCGCCGAGAGTGAGAGTGTTTGCGAATGCCTTGAAAGTTTTTTTCCATCCAACGCTGGAAAGCGTaacacatggcgtatgagcaataaGTGCTTTATGACTGCGAGGTAAACGAACTTTTTGGGATTACCATTCTCAAATGGGTTTCAGTGCCTGGAGCCAGCTTGGAAATGAAAACCATTATACCAATCCTGTCCAAAAACTTGTTGGGCTTGCATTTTAAGTATCTTTGGCAGTCGGTCCAACAGAGATTCgcataaaaatgtaaacttAAAAAGTCGGCAACTGCGAGGGCTAAGAGTTTCGTACATTCTGTGTCTACGTTGTCGCCTTGGCTGACATTAAGGCGACAATTGCCAGTGCTGCTCGTCATTAAAACTCCAACAATGCCAGCCAACGAAAAATTacagaaaacaataaaaaggaAGCGGCAGCGACAGAAACTTTTCCCTCTCTTAGCCTTCctttctttctctcttttttttggcaggAATATGTTTAAGTGTCAGTAACAGTTTTCATGCAAATATTGTCTGGGGACTGTCGGCAATGAAAAGCGACTACAAGAATGCTAAACATTATGTCGGGATTATAGTGCCTGCCTGCAGTTTCATGACGGCTTTCATTTGAAAGTCCTCAAAAAAGTGCTCAAGAGAACAGGCAAGTTAAAGTGCTTAAAGCTACTGCTGAATTAAAAGGAATATTAAGtaaatttgctttaattaagCTACacatggcaaacatttttgttgcacATTTAAAAGCATTGCCTGTTTAAAGCTCGTGAGCTATGTGCGCAAATTTGAACGCTTTGGGGAAAATAGTGCTCCTCCCACAAGTGACAGGCTCAATTACAAAACTGCAGTCGAGAGGCGAGAGTCCTAGTTCGATTATGCATGGAGTTGATGGCCGAATTGGACACCTCATTAATTTGCCGGGCTAcggcaataacaataacagccATTTCGGCTATTTGGCTCATTGACTGCCTGATTTTATGGCCCAAACTCCGGTTTTACTGGTGCTGTTAGTGCTGTAAGTGCTGTTGGTGCttttgatgctgctgcagctggctCTCATGTCCaaaatcaacatcaacatTGACCCAGGAGCAGTTtgtactgctgctgctgacgtTGCTGCGTTGCCAAATAtgtttttgtggcatttttggccaattggCAGACAGAGTTCGCCCATCGCCGTTGGCCAATTGAATGCAGCAGACGCGAACGTGGCCCTCTCGCAGTAACGCTGCCTGTGGATGAGTTCCCTGCTGATTATGCCATAATGTTTGGGCCggacacacccacacccagtCTCGTACCCCTCTTGTTTGCctgtttgccagtttgcctAACCCAAATTGCATGCTATTGACCAGGATTCCGCATTTTTCGAGTGGAAAAGTGCGGGCGGCGATTCAGAGGCAGTTGCCAGAGTTGTGACGGCTGCCCTGCCACTTGAAACTTTTCCAAATCACACACTTTGCCGGCACAGTTCGATCAACTGTAAGTGCTGCTGCGGAAAAGGCACGAAAAAGTGCAGAATACAAGGAAATAAAACAAAGGACATGAAGTGGGAGCAGTGGAAAGGATTTGCTGAGAAAACCAGTACCCTGTACTTTCAGGAATTTAGACAAGTTATCCTTAAAATGCTAATATGCACTCTAAATCTATTACCTTAAAGCCTGAGTTGCATATGGGAATACAGGTGTTTTTCTGATACCCTGTCCAAATTCCAATCCACAGATCGATTATCCATTTATGCACATCAGCTATCGAAGTCGGATCAAATCCTGTTTAGCATGCTCCACATTTATTTGCGAGTCGGAAGCCAAGCAAAGCCAACCCATCGGCAGTCATACATtcatacacatacacatgtgCTCAACTTGCAACATTAATGCACTATGGTGGCTAATGCAGCAGCGACAAAGGAGCGGGGCGAGTACTGCCAAAAGAGGCGTTCGAGAACAAGGCAtggagggggaaggggggtgTGTCAGGTCGGAGGTGGTGGGGCAAACAAAAGCCAGTAAAAGCAACAGTGGAGGACTTGCAGAGCCTGCTTCCCAGCATTCCCTTGGactcgcattcgcattcgcttCGCACTCGCATTCATTTTTGCTGTTCGCcattgttgcagctgctgccttTCTGCTTATTGTTGTGGCACACATATACACCCACAAACGGTGTCGTGCAccttaaaaaattaaatcaaaaataataaaaatctcACCATCAAAAAAGTGACAAAAGTCCGAAtttcaaatatacatattcagagttttaaaaattctatttttataaaaatctaTTGCGTATTGATATCATACCATACAGTCTAGATATTTTAGTGAAATTCCTTGAAATTTCTCCCAGTGCCTTTGGAAATATATACTTATGTGAGTGTGTTGCCGCTGGCCtggcttttttgtttaattcgTTTTTCTATTGTTCACAGCCAAGAACTTTAGTCCGACGGGCTTTGGCAGCATTGTAAAATGCATGAATGTGTTTAGCCAACTTACTATCTGTGCCCGCTTTTCACTCCTCTGACTGCggatttttgcattttgcaagCATAAAAGTTGAAAGCGACATTATTGAATATGCGGTGTCGTTGTCGCTTTCCCATTGTTTGGCTCACatagatacacacacacacacagtgagAAGATGAGCCCCCaaagggtgggcgtggcacatgACTGGAAAGCCAAGAGCTTAGCGGATTCTTACGCCCCATTGAAATTTATGTGCCACTTTCACACACATTAAAGCCGAAAATGGCCATGAGCAAATCGAATGTTTAAGGTCAGACGGATGGCTACAGCCGCAACTGCAGATACACGATGGCGAACCCAAACCCGTGCTTATTTATGCTTTGTTTGTCGCTTTGGCCAATAAATTAGCAGCTTTACCTTTTGGCCCAACTGCAAACCAATAGCAATTTATCGCAGCCGCAAAGAAAGGCACGTAGCGAAAGCGGGATATTCCCGGATACTTCTGGATACTCGCAGGACTCAGGATCGAAGGGGTTTCGGTTCGCTTCGGTTCGCTTCGGTTCGGTTCGTCCTTCCAAATGTGCTCACCTTATCGCCGGCTTAGGCGACACGCACAGGTGGGCTAACTCAGGTGCAAATGCGAAGGGGattggggtttggggtttggggaGACCACCAACGAGACAGGCAATAGTTGTTACCGACTTTAGCCTTTGACTAACGACGGGCGACAATAAAAATGGCCCTGGCAATTGGCACATTGCGGCTGCAAGTTAAAAGGATTTTCGATCGGAAATGACCCAAAAGGATGGGTGTCTGAATGGTGGAGAAAGAGAAAGGACTTCGGGCTAAAGTAGCAGGCGCCGAATTTAGGGAATGTTAAAGTAATTTCATGCTGTGTAAGAAACACTTAAGTActttgcatatacatatgtactttcTAAAAActctttaatttatttaatgaaataaagtttaaatgaaatgccaaGGCGACTCAGACATTCCTCATGTCAAAACTAAGCTACtgcaaatttaataaaacgcATAAACTTGGCGAGTGCAACAAGCAGTCCGTTGGCCAAGTGAAGGGGCAGtctgtaaaatatatatttcgatTGCGTGCCGCGTGAGGAAAGTCCTAGAGATTCGGAAACGCTTGCCAGGATTTATCGTGCGTCCATTACAAGCGGAAATTAAGCGCGGCAGGTCGCCAGCTGGACAGGAGTGGGCGTGCGTGAAAGCGTTTTGCCGGCTG
This portion of the Drosophila santomea strain STO CAGO 1482 chromosome 3L, Prin_Dsan_1.1, whole genome shotgun sequence genome encodes:
- the LOC120449487 gene encoding uncharacterized protein LOC120449487 isoform X2, whose translation is MKSLVAPQPICNDNEKVAQTPSSDEDNSPTELNSCKRLADKPPLVKRLTMGLLRQNEESRPLVGDMTPLSAPLDIQPVYSNGYINEDSYIDSKFGDSCRQSLTAIPMLDNVNLNDNNEFNLKKRYLRETSSANSSPKIFANRLRMNQGASGQRCSSLANAFGNVGCEEEDLELKDACWYQAGISRDIAVEVLQSKSPGAFLVRKSSSKPGCYALTLRVPSPPGPKIANYIILRSPRGYKIKGFRKEFSSLKALITHHSVMPELLPVPLAMPRPTNMSSSRRNLDDFDTYDSLQMLLKYLRAKNMETEQQQ
- the LOC120449487 gene encoding putative uncharacterized protein DDB_G0282133 isoform X1; the protein is MPKSATATMITNNNLDYDQASASSTIITGATTTTAGTVATSSVAMSNCVSNSNSNSNGSTSSSSNSSPTADNSNSNSNSNSNSSSNSNANINRNLHQHTNSNSNSNSYFNRFDNRIAANLAAVLTGAGARFRSSSCSNRQPAGAANSAMLRSPLATISRRTSLATPPSPASLGRRRPLQLFTHANLNCNDNEKVAQTPSSDEDNSPTELNSCKRLADKPPLVKRLTMGLLRQNEESRPLVGDMTPLSAPLDIQPVYSNGYINEDSYIDSKFGDSCRQSLTAIPMLDNVNLNDNNEFNLKKRYLRETSSANSSPKIFANRLRMNQGASGQRCSSLANAFGNVGCEEEDLELKDACWYQAGISRDIAVEVLQSKSPGAFLVRKSSSKPGCYALTLRVPSPPGPKIANYIILRSPRGYKIKGFRKEFSSLKALITHHSVMPELLPVPLAMPRPTNMSSSRRNLDDFDTYDSLQMLLKYLRAKNMETEQQQ